A single region of the Gossypium arboreum isolate Shixiya-1 chromosome 12, ASM2569848v2, whole genome shotgun sequence genome encodes:
- the LOC108486748 gene encoding uncharacterized protein LOC108486748 has protein sequence MQDTIGIPACFSSGEKPADDPTAVTRSGQSVFMSVFRTKIADQCRLVTITWYKNLLLHGLSVSVEGPGGESQYGCKVELKPWCFWRKQGSKRFVIDGKPVDVFWDLKAAKFNGETDPISEYYVAVVCDKEVVLLVGDLKKEAYRKTGCRPALIDPILVSRKEHIFGKKRFSTRVKFHEKGGFHEVSIECKNKNVDSLGGVVGVEPEMEIRIDGNLALHVKHLQWKFRGNESINVNKRRLQVYWDVHDWLFSPGLRHALFIFKPVSSSTSSSSTPLSSSSSSLSSQTGSSGSLEGLNHGGSSEFCLFLYAWNIE, from the coding sequence ATGCAAGACACCATTGGCATTCCTGCTTGTTTTTCATCGGGTGAGAAGCCTGCTGATGATCCCACAGCAGTAACCAGGTCCGGCCAGAGTGTTTTCATGTCTGTTTTCAGAACAAAGATTGCCGACCAGTGTCGTTTAGTAACTATCACTTGGTACAAGAACCTATTGCTCCATGGTCTCTCGGTATCAGTTGAAGGACCCGGGGGAGAGAGTCAGTATGGGTGTAAAGTCGAGCTTAAGCCATGGTGTTTTTGGAGAAAGCAAGGATCCAAACGTTTTGTGATCGATGGTAAACCTGTTGATGTGTTTTGGGACCTCAAGGCTGCTAAATTCAATGGCGAAACCGATCCCATCTCCGAGTACTATGTTGCTGTTGTTTGCGATAAAGAAGTTGTTTTACTCGTTGGGGATCTAAAGAAAGAAGCTTATAGGAAAACTGGCTGCAGGCCTGCACTTATTGATCCCATTTTGGTTTCAAGAAAAGAGCATATATTTGGCAAGAAGAGGTTCTCAACAAGagttaaatttcatgaaaaagGTGGGTTTCATGAGGTTTCAATTGAGTGTAAGAATAAAAATGTGGATTCTTTAGGTGGGGTGGTTGGTGTTGAGCCTGAAATGGAGATCAGAATTGATGGGAATTTGGCCCTTCATGTCAAGCATCTCCAATGGAAATTCAGAGGGAATGAATCCATTAATGTTAACAAAAGAAGATTACAAGTTTACTGGGATGTTCATGATTGGCTTTTTAGCCCTGGGTTAAGGCATGCCTTGTTTATATTCAAGCCTGTttcatcatcaacatcatcatcgTCCACaccattatcatcatcatcatcatcactgtCATCTCAAACAGGGAGCAGTGGTTCATTAGAAGGGCTTAACCATGGTGGCTCATCAGAATTTTGCTTGTTCCTTTATGCCTGGAATATTGAATGA
- the LOC108486747 gene encoding manganese-dependent ADP-ribose/CDP-alcohol diphosphatase-like: MEAGVRSDFCMDLGNRLANGQGKHPLFSFGVISDVQYADVPDGHSFLGVPRYYRHSILVLQRAVKNWNDHKNLNFVINFGDIIDGKCPKDQSLNAVKKVVSELENFHGPVYHMIGNHCLYNLPRDKLLPLLNIPNHGDDCTHAYYDFSPTLGYRFVVLDGYDISAIGWPHDHPNRLEALKILSEKNPNSDKNSPEGLKGVDRRFVMFNGAVGNKQMEWLDNVLKDATNMKQKVIICCHVPLDPGATSKTTLLWNYDQVMDLIHQYDCVKVCLSGHNHQGGYSVDSRGVHHRVLDAALECPPGTNAFGYIDVYDNMLSLVGTDRMKSTDFCFDF; encoded by the exons ATGGAAGCAG GTGTAAGGAGTGATTTCTGCATGGACTTAGGAAACCGTTTAGCAAACGGGCAAGGCAAGCATCCTCTATTTTCCTTTGGTGTTATTTCTGATGTTCAGTATGCGGATGTCCCTGATGGTCACTCATTCCTTGGTGTTCCTCGGTATTATAGACATAGTATTCTTGTTTTGCAAAGGGCAGTGAAGAACTGGAACGACCACAAGAATCTTAACTTTGTGATTAATTTCGGAGATATTATTGATGGGAAGTGTCCCAAGGATCAATCTCTAAATGCTGTGAAGAAAGTAGTCAGTGAGCTTGAAAATTTTCATGGTCCCGTGTATCACATGATTGGAAATCACTGTCTTTACAATCTCCCACGGGATAAGTTGCTTCCTTTATTGAATATCCCGAATCATGGTGATGATTGCACTCACGCATACTATGACTTTTCACCAACACTGGGATACAGATTTGTTGTATTGGATGGATATGATATTAGTGCAATTGGATGGCCTCATGACCATCCGAATAGACTGGAGGCCTTGAAAATCCTGAGTGAAAAAAACCCGAATTCAGATAAAAACAGCCCAGAGGGACTGAAGGGTGTTGATAGAAGGTTCGTTATGTTCAATGGAGCAGTCGGAAATAAGCAAATGGAATGGCTGGATAATGTACTTAAGGATGCAACAAATATGAAACAGAAAGTGATAATATGTTGTCATGTGCCATTAGATCCAGGTGCAACAAGCAAAACAACGCTTTTATGGAACTACGACCAAGTAATGGACCTGATTCACCAGTACGATTGTGTGAAGGTTTGCCTCAGCGGACACAATCATCAAGGAGGATATTCAGTTGATTCTCGTGGAGTTCATCACAGGGTGCTTGATGCTGCTTTAGAGTGTCCTCCTGGGACCAATGCGTTCGGGTATATAGACGTTTATGACAACATGTTGTCGCTTGTTGGCACAGATCGAATGAAAAGCACCGATTTTTGTTTCGATTTCTAG